A window of the Miscanthus floridulus cultivar M001 chromosome 14, ASM1932011v1, whole genome shotgun sequence genome harbors these coding sequences:
- the LOC136503765 gene encoding uncharacterized protein, translating into MVEEHEVEEIKRAEPKPQSVRILQKRREEIVVVEEENTTREIKWLKSAVAGVMTQIEGIARTTEQWHQLMKRMEPLAEENKKLQEALNLSEKSIKRAQREWDLAESNSRDLEHHKGVLSEQLTAASEQLKKKSEQLAIVSEELKNMSEQLGKKTSQLKSKSEQLDQKCEQFENVSKQKSEQDAELSQLRQTVEQIRQDKAKESERANKLAKELKDYHHKAKAQFDVLVREAKVQKDNFNTITAAIKPVLDCVDIEPAPRPDGR; encoded by the exons ATGGTGGAGGAGCACGAGGTTGAGGAGATCAAGCGTGCCGAACCTAAACCCCAGTCCGTCCGGATTCTCCAAAAACGCAGGGAAGAGAtagtagttgtcgaggaagaaaacaccaccagggagataaagtggttgaaatccgccgttgctggagttatgactcaaatcgag gggatagctcgaacaACCGAGCAATGgcaccaactgatgaagaggatggagcccctcgccgaggagaacaagaaactcCAGGAGGCGTTAAATCTTTCGGAAAAGAGTAttaagagggcccagcgcgagtggGACCTTGCGGAGTCTAACTCGCGGGACCTAGAACATCATAAGGGGGTTCTGTCCGAGCAACTAACGGCTGCATCCGAGCAGCTAAAGAAGAAATCCGAGCAACtggcgattgtatccgaggagctaaaaaatatgtccgagcaattgggcaagaaaaCCAGTCAGCTCAAAAGTAAATCCGAGCAGCTCGATCAGAAGTGCGAGCAGTTCGAgaatgtatccaagcagaaatccG agcaagatgcagaactcagcCAGCTACGCCAGACCGTTGAGCAAATCCGACAAGATAAAGCGAAAGAGTCAGAGCGAGCAAATAAACTGGCCAAAGAACTGAAAG attatcaccataaagccaaggcacagttcgatgtgctggtgcggGAAGCCAAGGTCCAaaaagacaacttcaacactataaccgcCGCAATAAAACCAGTACTCGACTGTGTCGATATTGAACCGGCACCTCGTCCTGATGGTAGGTAG